Genomic segment of Rattus norvegicus strain BN/NHsdMcwi chromosome 7, GRCr8, whole genome shotgun sequence:
CATCATAATACAAAGACTTAGCTGCAGTGCCGAAGGAGGCTAAGTCTCGCATTCATCTGGGAGTCGGGGTTCCTGACAGAGTGAGCCTTGCTAATTCTCCAGACACCATAGGATGTTCAATCGGAAACATCCCCTGTGTCTTTGCATAGGAGAGTAACACACTTTAAATTGATAATTATATTCTTTTAACAGTTGATAGAACATCTTGAGAGGAAGATGGTAAATTTTATCATGATAGCCAGCGAGTCCAGATTCAATTTTACCCTGTGAAGCATTGTTTTTAGTTTTACTACTTTTAATGCATTCTCGAACTGGGAACTTAATGAGGCATGCCGCTCTGAGATAGATAGCTTGGAAGAATTCCACATGCATACTCATCTGTGTTTCCGTATTTTCATGGACGTTTTGGTTACTCTGATGCCAAGTTAAGTTGTTCTGTTATATCTCAAGACTACTTAAAATTAGCTTTTAGTCCTCAGTCACTGAGAGAGTTCACTCTAGTTAAAGCAGTGGTCCCCACTCATTGGAAACTGCTGCCAGTATTGCATTTGTAATTGTTATTTCAGTGGAAATGTAGAGTTTGGACTCCTATAGTTTGAGCATTTTCGTTCAGTATTTGAGCTGTTTGAGACATAGTCACATTGTTGGTTGCTGTAGTAGTCCTTTGACATTGCTGTATATATTTCATACACACATTGATATATGTATAAGAAGgtagaacatatatatatatatatatgtatatatatatttaacctGTGCCTATTTAAAACATAGTCTATATATGTACTCCTTTCTTTCTGAACACAtaaaaagagggaagagggaggacaggaaaggagggaggaagagagggagagagggagggagggagggagagagggagagagggagggagggagggagagaggggaaaggatttCCATGAGCAAATACTAAACTGTTTAATTTTTAGAGCGGAAGCGGAGTTTACAGTATTAAGTGGCTCTGCTGAGGCTGTGCCACTAGTCAGGCACAAGCGTTAGGATTCAGATCCCTTGTAGCTTCCCTTGCGTTGCAGTGGCAGCACAGTGCTGTGTTGTCCTCCAGAAAGTCCCATCCTATGGTCATCTCCTCATGAAAACACAGAAAACGAGAATGCTGAGCCTATCATCACCTTGCTGGATCCCAGCGAGGAACATGTGCAGCTGAGAATTCAAATTTCTTACCACTCTGCGTGGTGTTTGTGAAAAGTACCAGACAGTATAGACATCATTTCCAGCTTGCGGCTATCTGGAATACACCCGgggtgatttatttattttctttttctttttttaactttttattgattttttttgtgaatttcacatcttATACCCCAATCCTATTCATCTCATCCCTCCATATCTACCCactgcaaatatatatatatatatatatatatatatatatatatatatatatttatttattcttgctATGGAAGCTATCACGGTGTGTCATACAGTATGGTCTTTTGCCCAAACAACTTTACTTGCAATcattcattgcagtgagtcagtCACTGGTTGGTTCCAGGCCTCTGTCTTCTGCTACACTGGATCCTCATCGGGAttctcttggatatcctgttgttggcCTGTGTCATGAAAATACATAGCTTTGGTTCTGTAGGACTGGTCCCTTTAATGTGCTCCAGTAGTTTGTAGATGGGATAGATGATGAGGCAGACCAGCTCACAGCCCTGTGTCTGGGCCTGGGAGGTAGCTGAGTTGctcagcccaccagctctcctgtACTTAAAAGTGTTCCTACTTCACTCAGGTAAGGGGCAGGCTCAGTGCTCCTTCCTACAGTGaggaccagctctcctgtgctcacCCAGTCCTGACTCACTTTCCTGCCCACATGCCACCACGCTGAGCTGCTGGATAGCTCCTGGTACCTGATTATCCTATCCCTTGTTATTTCCTGATTTTTGATGGCATTGAACACATTTCAATGAACTTAACAGGCTACCTTAACTTCTCTTTTGTCAAGTTGTTCAGTTTTATCTCAACAGCTCTtaaatttagtgtttttattattggTTACTCTAGATACAACTGGATCCTTGCTGTTGTTCTAATGTCTTATTATTTTGTCCTGTTTGTATAAAAGTCTACCTCCTCTTTGAGCTTTTACAGAATTTTCTACCTAAATTCttggtcatttctttcttttcctttctctctttttttaaattgttatgttATTTTCCTCTATTTTGGCAATTTCAGAATACTTAGTTCTTTTCCACTTTCCCGTGGTTTGGATGAACTTTTGTGTTTCTTAGTATAGCTTCTCAGTTTTAATTAGGTGCTGGACCTTGCAAGTAAAATACTACCTAATGTGTGGCTGAGGTTGTTTACCCATAGAGAAGCTTCTCTGCACAAGTGGATCAGCAGTAGGACACTTCGACCTGTTGGTGTGTTTCCGAGGTCTTATGAAGAGGGTCATGATAGGTGATATATTGTCTGCCATGTTACAATGGCCATTCCAGAGGCAAGGTGGTTGCTCCTAAAGCCTAATCTTTCTGGCTTTAACCGAGAGCTTCCTTGGACTGGTCCTTAAGATCTCTCTCCCCTGGGGAAGCTTACACTCAAGATTTGCCTCCCAAACAGCGCACAGCTGCTGAGCTCTCTGACTAGTGCTCGAGACCCTTGAGGCCATTTTCTCAAtgatatttttttattgtttgagggTTCCATGCATACaaataatgtgttttgatcaagtgtgtgtgtgtgtgtgtgtgtgtgtgtgtgtgtgtgtgtttaggctcATGGAgattaatacagagactcacaaatCATTGacctagaagaaaaaagaagtggTAGAGTGCTCAGCTCTCAATACGTCATTAGTATCACATGCCTTCAACCCAAGATTCAGTGATGAACATGTAATATCAGGTAAAAAGATTGAGAAAGGCAGAGGTAGTGGATGTCTGTGGAAAAAACACTATTTACCTGACACAAtagcgtgcacatacacacacacacacacacaaatacacactcacatgtaaatgcacacacacgcacacagagaagCTGTGACTGCATTCCCAAGACTTTCCCAGCATCAGGACAGCCAAAATCTCAGCACAGATGGATTAGGACCTCATGAAGCAGAAATTAGAATTCCTTCTGCaacttttattgtttgttttacatgaacttaagaggctagaagagggagCCAACTCTAACAAGACAGGAAATAGGGACAAATATAGTTTTACATGTAGAGTCAAAACataaattatatgtaatttttttaagtGGCGAAAATCTTCATATAATTTGTGAAAGAATTTTTTAActcatattttgaaattattcacTAATATGTTTTTACCGCCAAACTTTAGTAAACAGTAAACTTTCAGGCAGCTCCTTTCAGGCAGCCATTTAATTATTTATAACTCTTCGACAGGTGGAACCTTGTGAGACTTCCCCCATGTGTGTTGATATGCCAGTTGGTATTGTCGCCATGCAGGTCTTGTTTGCGTGACCATGTTGTTATTTCCGGAGTGCAGTTTCACTGTCACATACAGAAAATACTGCCAGCAAATGTGCTAGTCCTCTGACTCTTTACATCCCTCCTTCCGTAATGCCTCTGGAGCATTAGGTGTAGGGAGTGTGTCTGGGGCTGGCTTATGTCTCATCCATGGTTCTCTGTGTTTTGACCAGTGTAGCTTTCTGTAATGGCCACTGTTTTCTGTAAAGAGAAGCtcctttgatgaggggtgagagctGTGTAATTTGTGTGTAATGATATGTCTTTGGAATGCAGTTACCAACTATACTCATTTAGGAAATTGGAATAAGTTGGTTCCATGACTTTACCAATCACAGGGGGTTGACGAAGTTTTCATTACCATCCACGAATTACCTACTAGGAGCAGGCCTTAAAGTCCAAATAGATCATCTCCTTAATCTATAAGAGCCACTGTCGCACCCCTACAGACATCTCGATTTTGTTCACAGGTTATTCCTTAATCATGTTTTTAACTTCAACTTTTGTCAGGGTGGGGACTGAGATTGACCTAGAGCCTTGGGCATGATCCTcccctgagctacatcctcatctGAATATTATTTTCAAAGAAGGTTACTTAGGCGATCAAGAAACGGCTCAGTAGGAAACCTGTTTGGCAGTAAGAATGGGGATCTGCAAGACCTACATAAGGCCATACATGTATTTTACATGTCTGTCAGCTCAATGATTCTATATCAAGGTGGGAGCCGGAGATAGGAGGATCCTTGGAAAGTGGTGGGAGAGCTTGCCTGAGAAATGTAGCAGCAAGTAAGAATCACTTTCTCAGTCATGGTGGAAGGTGAAGGCCAACACCTGAAATTAAAGTGTCCTAAGATCTTTACATATGctgcatggatacacacacacacacacacacacacacacacgtaagcacacaggtgtacttgtatacataaatatgCCATCTCTCGAATACcaactatttatttaaaatagtttatttgCTTAATAGAATAAATGGCACGGCGAATGGaccataaattatatatgtgGTCTTTAAATCCACTCTGCATgtttgtcttgaaaaataaatagaagcccTGGGGAAAGGAAAACTGCCTTCCTACTATCTGGAGATTTTATATGAAAGATAAGTTAGAGGTGCTGTGAATATATCTAAAGTTCATTGTTAGAGAAAACCGGGATATTGTGAAGATCATTCCTATCTTGAAAGGTAGCCATGTGACTCTTTTCACTCTTGCCGCCCCTGACTGTACAATTTTATTCCAGGAGGTGACTGCTATGCTCCACAGAGGATCATCTTTCTTGGAGTGGATGAAAGTGAAGCATTAGCTGAAGACAAAGAAACCACCTCAAAAGGCTCAAATGCCAAAGGTGATTGAACTGCCTTATAATGCTGACCCATCTGTACTTTGGGTAGAGAAATTAACCATATACCTTAGCTGTTATGAAAACCAAATGTAATCAAAAGCTAATACATCAAAAAGTACTAAACAGGACACCAGAGCCCCAGGGCTCTAGACTGGCTGTGTACTTAATTGTTTTATGTATTACAGCCTGCTTTCTAGTCTGAAAAGTCTGTCTGTTGGAGAAGTCCTCCAGCTAGAAAGTGACTGGCCTTCTTGAGTAGCAATCAGAAGacctttctagttttcttttgGCAACTTAAAGCAGAATGACTGGATTTCCTCAGAAACACTTGGAAGAGATTCATTCCCATGAATGACATCCATGTCATACAGTAATTGCTAACCACAGCCTGTGAGTACCCCGGGGGtagtgttctcaaccttcccaatgctgcaactCATGATATGGATCCtaatgctgtggtgaccccccaatcataaaatGGCTTCCactactacttcataactataattttaataCAGTTATGGATCATAACATAAACGTATGATATGGAGAACATCTGCGACAAGACCCCCGTGAAAGGGGTTGCGACCGCAGGTTGAGAACCTGTGCTCTGTAGCGCCAGTAAACATCTGCCCTACAGCTCTGTCCTACTTTGCCTGAATGCCACTGAGAGTGCTCCGGCGGCCAGATGCACAGGAAAAGTCATTTGTGTCAAGTGATTTAGTGGACTGTTTATGTGAAAATCTCTCTCATATTTGGAGCTAAATTTTTACGTCTAATCCATTAATGAAGTTCacgtaaagaaaaaaaaaacccagctagTTTTAAGTTTAGCTTTAAGGCTCTAGCTAACTATGTGTGAGTGCCTGATTTTAATTGTAATTAACAAAGCTCTAAATTAAGCTTTTCAACTGCACTGGCCCCAACAGCAGGTAGTAAACAGACACGTGGCTACTGGAGATTATATGAAACAGCACAGACTTAGAACATTCCTGTAACTGGGGAAAGTCTATTGGATAGCCCCTCTGCGATGCACAGGGAAATGAATGTGGTGCCGTGAAAGTGTCTTGAGAGCTTAAATGGGTCCACTCCTCAAAAAGCATGTGATTTACCAACAAAATCTCAAGGAGATGTGAAAATATTGGTGCAGAATTCTCACTTTTGCATTGAAATGATAGCTagtttcagctttttttttttttaaagttccatCAGTACTTGAGGGATAGGTTGGCAGAAAATTTTACCCATGCCCTCTAGAAAATGCCACACAACCGTAATAGGTGCACCCATCTGAAGTGTTTCCAAGACTGACATTTTATCCTCTTAACTTGCATAGAAGAAAGCAAGAACGGTCTTCATCCAAAGCATCCTCTAACTGCTCGCCTAGTGCCTACAACACACGTCTTAAATGCCACGGAGAACATCAGCATGAAGTGCAGAGAGAACCCCTCTTCAAGTAAGACAGTAGTCCAAGCCCTTCATTCCTCTTATTTTGCATGTGCTTTTCTTATTTGACGTAGAGTTTGAAAACAGAAGATAAGAAAGAATGGGAGAAATGCGTGGTTGGAAAAGCCAGCACTGAGTAGTAAACAGATGATATGTTTAAGTTTAGCGTACAGATGGTGATATAGGAGGCAGGCAATTATATCCATCAGTTTAGGTGCATATTGACATGAATGCAAACTGTCTCTGCCGAAGGTCACTAGCTGGATTTTGTCCGTCATGTAACATATTGGCAGCTTTGTAATCACTGTGGATTTGGCTTCCCCTTGGCAGTCGCACTTTGAGCTACTTCTTTGAGGCGGTCTTCTtggttccttctctccttccctgtcttagggtttccgttgttgttgaagagacaccatgaccaaagcaactcttataaaggaaaacatttcattgaggctggcttataatttcagaagtttagttcattatcatcatggcaggaagcatggcagtgtgcaggcagacttggtgctggagaaggggccAAGAATTCACCATTTTgacccacaggcagcaggagactggatTCCACACTGGTTAGGGCTTGAGCACATAGACTTCAAAACACGCCCCATTCAGTGACATTCTTTCTCCAATAAGatgacacctactccaacaagaacacacctcctaatagtgccattgcCTATTGGACAAGCATTCACATATATGAGTTTATGGGGTCCACAATTATTTAAACCCACCATATTTCCCTTTTTCCTTGTTTCATTTTCTGAACTACTTTGATATTCTTGGTCTTCAGGCACTGAAGGAGAATGATAATTACTTCCCTCAGGAAACTCATGTTAATAGTACAACTTATGTGTGGGAGACTAGAATGGACATGAGACATGATGTATGGTGAAGAGGCAAAGATTTTGAGGGCTTAAAGCTTAAGTTAAGGTTGAAGTCTAAGGCAAGACGGACCCATTAGCCTATTAAAAGAGGCTTAATGTGATCTCTACACAGACACTCATTTTCCTTGTGGTCACTTGTAAATATCAGAATGCGTCTATGAAATTAGTTTAAAGGTCTCTGAAAAATAGTCCTTAgaaagtcttgaaaaaaaaaaaactgagaatgCATGTGAGTGTATCAGCATAAAATGTGGGATAAGAATGATTGGAATCTTACAGTTTCTAAAATTTAGCCTCGCTCAACCAAACTATCTGCATATCCAACCTCAAAATGCTGTACAAAAGAGTAAGGCAAAATTCAATAAAAGTGCTTTGTGCATTAACCTAATGCATAAAGAAATGGTAGTACAGGCTTAGAAAATacaaaaggatttattttgaagATAACAATTGTGACCTTAAAATAGCATTATGCTGGGATTTGTAATTATGATTGGAGTgtacttttctgttctttttaaggAGTCTGCACAGTCCTTTGGGGAAcaataagacttttttttttaaggaaagcaACTTatcaaaaggttttttttttttttctcattaatgtGTTTCCAAGGGGGACTTTTTTCTTGACACTTAAAAACCAGCCGTTCTTTGTTCTAAAAGCTTGTTTTAGAGCGACACGCTTTTGGTTGATGTGAGAATGCACAGATATGTAATTATCACCTCGGTAATTTTCAGATAAAAGTTTTTTCCTAAAAACTGTAAAAATTTGTATCTTCTCCAAGTGAATGACGTCCAGCCAGTGAGGAAGCCTCATTTTAAAGgtgtgaagaaaagaaaatggatttaTGATGAACCGAAGAACTTTCCTGGCTCTGGAATGCGGAGAGGTAGAATATCCAAGTGCTTGGAGATATTTCTAATTATAATTTCACTTTCATGTAACTTAAAGTCTACTTTAAAGTTTACCCAATTCTTCTCTGAATTGAGTCATTCTTTAGCTTGAGTAGTCTTCTGTTTTGATAGCCCATGCTTCACATGCTGTGTATTTCTATGAACATGAATCCAGCCTGTTTTGCCCCTCATCTCTCCTCTTTCGTTTTACAGCAGTGCACATCCCAAATCCCAAACATAAAATGAGTTACCATCATCACAATAAAAACCGGAATGCCGAGAACGCCTCCTATACGCATGCTCAAAGAGATGCGGTAAGAACTGTCACACTGAACGCCCCTCCCCGAAGCAGGCCCACGAGCGGGTCCTACAACAAAGCTGATGTCAACAAGGACCCCAAACTCAACCTCTGTCCAGGTGAGGCTCTTTATAGATGCGGTTCGCTCTTGACTGCGCTTCGACTTAGAGGAGGATTTCCCCCATGGGGAACTGATCTTCCCTCCTCGCTCTCTTTGCTTTTCCTGGGCCAGCATCATTGTAACATCTTCAATAGTAGTCAGAGGATCCTATCCATGAGCAGTCGTGCACATGATTTAAAGGCCGTGGGAGAATACACAGGCTGGGCGCTGATGGGTTGACACCGTTCCTCCCTAAAGCTTTGCCTCCACGCACTGCACTCTGTTCACCCTGGGTAGTTTTATTTCGCTAGGGAGGATTATTTTTACGTGGTTGACATTTTCTCGTTCCACTAAGTGCACTGTCCAATTATTACTGTCAGACTACTACCCCGGCTTTTCTTGAGGACATCGTGATTACTTTTGGAAAGGGTTAGTGTGAGGGTTAACTGCAATATTTCTGACAACCTCTCATCTCTCCCACATGGCCTTCTAAATCATTTCATCATGTAATAGGCAAAGGAATGGTGTATGTCAGGAAGCACAAGGCCACAGGGGAGAATCGCTTTTTCTTCCTGCTTTAGATGAGTTTTGCACTTTTGAAGATGGGTTTCAGCTCTCCCAACTTAACAAAATACCGTTCAGTTCTCTATAATTCACACTGTAGCTTTGTATTCACAGTGGAATTTAGGAGTTCCAACTGACAAGAACTTTTGCAAACAGTAGCTGAAGGCTCTATGTCAGTCTTTAACAACTTAAGTTgatgttttaattatttgttttagaaTACAGTGATGTATGGATGTATATGAGCAAATGAGTATAAGCTCCGAGGAagaaacttttaatttaattactattatgatatttattattttctctgtaatactgtGACAGCTATGAAAGCTACAATGTATACAGTGTGTTGCCAAAGTATAGATTTGTGTGAACTGAATGTACCAGCAATTGTACTGGTTACTGCTATGCCTTGTCCATGCAAATATCATTACCTTAAAATGATGTGCACCAAAAAGAAAGTTCTTGGTATTATTATGAGTCATGTTCTGAGACCTATAGTTTTGTAGTAATAACCTGAGAATAGAAATACAACAATGTTGAGGAGTCAAGAGAAAAAAACATGACTTTATAGATGaattagctctgtgtgtgtgagtgagtgagtgtgtgtgtatgtgtgtgtgtgtgtgtgagtgagtgagtgtgcgtgtgtgtacacctgctctggtttcctggggcctcaaactcacaaactgCGGTCACGGTATTCATAGAGGCCACTTCATAAAAGGAAATGCAGCTTGTTactgttttaaaagaaagtttagaAATATTTATAATGTAGTTTATTTCTTGGCTGgaatattaattttcttttgttctttgaaattatataattatgccatttctcccttcctccaaGCCCCCCACCCCACAACCCACTCTGTGTTCTCGTTCAAGTTCATGGCCTTTACAAACATTAGTAAGACAGTGTGTTAAGTCACAGAAGAAAGGCTGTGAAATACTGTATTCTGTTCTGTACTGTTCTGTCTTTTAGAATAGCCTCATGGGATAGAACCTTATTTAAGCAAATGAACTGTAAATTAAGAGATTTGCAACCATGCTTGCTGATCATGTAAGTGGACTTAATAAACTCACTTGTTTTCAAATGGCAGAGGAAACACATGAAGGATAATTCTTACTGCTGAGATGTTTATAGCTTTGAAATGCTCTTGGAATGTAATTGTTTAATTCAGCATCATTTGCTAGCAgtctcctttttaattttctcagacaAACATATGTCAACATCATATAATGGTTCAGCCTGGCGAAGAAGAATTCCTTTTTCAAAAACGTATTCAAAAACTGAAAAGATATATCCAGGTAAATACACACCAGTGGCTTTAAGGTGCCCTGTAGTTGTGGAGATAAATGACAAGTTCTAAGCTCAAGAAACAGATTTTAGAACATTTGAAAACTGAAAAGAATTTCAAGATCACTTAAATACCTATGAGGCCTGGGGAGTGAGCGGTCGCTAGTACTGTGGCAGGATAATGTTACTTTGCTTCCTGGTGTTACAGCTTTAACTATTTATGTGTTATCGGTAATAAGACACTGTCTTGCTGAAGTCATCAGAGACACATGTAGGCTAGTATGGACTAGCAATGCATCATTTGATCACCAAGAATAGGGTATCCATATTCTCCCTCTTGAATATCTTGCTCATTCAGAGAACAGGAATGCTGGAAATGGCAAGTCAGACATTTGTAGGAGTCATGACTACAGGTGGGTCTTTTGCTGAACAGCTTGATGCCTTAATTTGCTTAGAAAATAGTTTACAGTGAACACAAATTATTCGTCAGGCAACTGACTCTTTCTGGAGAGATAATTCAGATAGAGAACATATCTAAATGGACaccctagaaattttaaaatattctgaatCCATGAGCCCTTATACTAGGTCCTTCTTGGAGGTTCACATAAAGACTGGATGTTTTCCTTTCTCCAAGGTAAACAGTTTATATGACACTTTTTACAGCCTCACTTGACTTCAGCCATGAGTCAGTACCCAGAATCTACATGCGTTTATACACTAGAGATAACCCTATGCTTCCCCTGATATAACAAACCCAGATGTGCTACAAGAGAATATTGATGTAGTATTATTCACCTGATCACATTTTTCTCTTAACTTTGACTGAACTGTGATGTGTGATCAAACTTAattagaaagggaagagagagagtgagcaaaaaaaaaaaatgaggatatGATGAAAATCCTTGAAGGAAATAAGCGCTTCTAAGTTGCAGGTTTTCATCAGAGAGGGATACATTTGAAACGCTAAAGAAGTTGTCTTTGCTCTACTATGGCCAGAGTGGCTACTTTTGTACCACAGTAGCCCTTTATGCCTCTCAAAACCAAATGGTTAAACAGCAGTCATAGAAGTATCAGCGGTCAGAAACATGTTATTCAGCACGTGAGTGTGCAGGTCCTATGTGTAGCACAGGGTCTATGCATCCACACGGGGCTCTATTGCACTTCTTAGGTGCATAATGGGGAGAAAAGCTCTGCAGAGACTCTCAGTGTCAAAAGGCAGGTGCTGTTCCACATAAAAAGTCAAAGACGGCTTCTTAACAATTCTAAGAGTCAGGGTTACATTGATGGGCATCACACAGTC
This window contains:
- the C7h12orf50 gene encoding uncharacterized protein C12orf50 homolog isoform X5, which produces MENVSRPIHHPLVLKTNFEEEEEEEEKPNDASSLWTKTPEEIEEKRAIKEMCYKSGDGLTVPTKFSLFERAGEAKTSLDRKPRTDIAAFENGGGDCYAPQRIIFLGVDESEALAEDKETTSKGSNAKEESKNGLHPKHPLTARLVPTTHVLNATENISMKCRENPSSMNDVQPVRKPHFKGVKKRKWIYDEPKNFPGSGMRRAVHIPNPKHKMSYHHHNKNRNAENASYTHAQRDAVRTVTLNAPPRSRPTSGSYNKADVNKDPKLNLCPDKHMSTSYNGSAWRRRIPFSKTYSKTEKIYPEPRRNGSK
- the C7h12orf50 gene encoding uncharacterized protein C12orf50 homolog isoform X4 is translated as MENVSRPIHHPLVLKTNFEEEEEEEEKPNDASSLWTKTPEEIEEKRAIKEMCYKSGEYYRFHAPPDIPSSKSIAPTVEKELEKPLENGSELQEGDGLTVPTKFSLFERAGEAKTSLDRKPRTDIAAFENGGGDCYAPQRIIFLGVDESEALAEDKETTSKGSNAKEESKNGLHPKHPLTARLVPTTHVLNATENISMKCRENPSSMNDVQPVRKPHFKGVKKRKWIYDEPKNFPGSGMRRAVHIPNPKHKMSYHHHNKNRNAENASYTHAQRDAVRTVTLNAPPRSRPTSGSYNKADVNKDPKLNLCPDKHMSTSYNGSAWRRRIPFSKTYSKTEKIYPEPRRNGSK
- the C7h12orf50 gene encoding uncharacterized protein C12orf50 homolog isoform X3 yields the protein MEMQQNCSISCFWETQPLGCVKISCIFYHSKPRNINGLFLPPSSNTTLQKESQEGSPPPTQSQEPLKPMENVSRPIHHPLVLKTNFEEEEEEEEKPNDASSLWTKTPEEIEEKRAIKEMCYKSGDGLTVPTKFSLFERAGEAKTSLDRKPRTDIAAFENGGGDCYAPQRIIFLGVDESEALAEDKETTSKGSNAKEESKNGLHPKHPLTARLVPTTHVLNATENISMKCRENPSSMNDVQPVRKPHFKGVKKRKWIYDEPKNFPGSGMRRAVHIPNPKHKMSYHHHNKNRNAENASYTHAQRDAVRTVTLNAPPRSRPTSGSYNKADVNKDPKLNLCPDKHMSTSYNGSAWRRRIPFSKTYSKTEKIYPEPRRNGSK
- the C7h12orf50 gene encoding uncharacterized protein C12orf50 homolog isoform X2 codes for the protein MEMQQNCSISCFWETQPLGCVKISCIFYHSKPRNINGLFLPPSSNTTLQKESQEGSPPPTQSQEPLKPMENVSRPIHHPLVLKTNFEEEEEEEEKPNDASSLWTKTPEEIEEKRAIKEMCYKSGEYYRFHAPPDIPSSKSIAPTVEKELEKPLENGSELQEGDGLTVPTKFSLFERAGEAKTSLDRKPRTDIAAFENGGGDCYAPQRIIFLGVDESEALAEDKETTSKGSNAKEESKNGLHPKHPLTARLVPTTHVLNATENISMKCRENPSSMNDVQPVRKPHFKGVKKRKWIYDEPKNFPGSGMRRAVHIPNPKHKMSYHHHNKNRNAENASYTHAQRDAVRTVTLNAPPRSRPTSGSYNKADVNKDPKLNLCPDKHMSTSYNGSAWRRRIPFSKTYSKTEKIYPEPRRNGSK